One window of the Cotesia glomerata isolate CgM1 linkage group LG10, MPM_Cglom_v2.3, whole genome shotgun sequence genome contains the following:
- the LOC123272725 gene encoding uncharacterized protein LOC123272725: MKEFNSSIVKKSSKTAKQNCDDSRTESEVDTDEETSKKGNSDDKSKNLFDEYEQDDLTGVKDKKFKSVVPSDKPAAHKVSNNNDADKTQSDAMKDLIKDDDLYGKDWADEKMEKLIDQIYCKKSEYNLAKKHCPVKQLMWRGD; this comes from the exons ATGAAAGAGTTTAACTcttcaattgttaaaaaatcatccaAAACAGCAAAACAGAATTGTGATGATTCTCGAACTGAGTCAGAAGTAGACACAGATGAAGAAACGAGCAAAAAAGGTAATTCAGATgataaaagcaaaaatttatttgatgaaTACGAACAAGATGATCTCACCGGCGTTAAAGACAAGAAATTCAAGAGTGTCGTTCCTAGTGATAAACCTGCAGCACATAAAGTCAGTAACAATAACGACGCTGATAAAACTCAATCAGATGCTATGAAGGATCTCATTAAAGACGATGATCTGTATGGGAAAGATTGGGCAGACGAAAAG atggaaaaattaatagaccagatttactgtaaaaaatctgAGTATAACTTAGCCAAAAAACATTGTCCAGTCAAGCAACTCATGTGGCGCGGAGATTAA